In one window of Juglans regia cultivar Chandler chromosome 3, Walnut 2.0, whole genome shotgun sequence DNA:
- the LOC109007951 gene encoding uncharacterized protein LOC109007951, which produces MMMANPRRNSYTTGQSSEGPMFQSSSHSHSISSFVLHFLKKPHAFPFLLSIFLFLTWLSLRLQHASHFSPPSYDLKSSQGDDNAANLVRFSSGFPSPLAKDKRGWLLDPVSLALHSGILGGAVSCASVHVGEIRPGSVRGNHRHYTCNETFVIWGAKTKFRLENRAVNKGYAEVILGADEVAVAASPSGTAHALVNIDPIRSTFFLGCQDSVVNYSNSSTDFNVWKDF; this is translated from the exons atgatGATGGCAAACCCTAGGAGGAACTCATATACAACCGGTCAGAGCTCAGAGGGCCCAATGTTTCAAAGCTCCTCACATTCACACTCAATCTCATCCTTTGTTCTACACTTCCTTAAGAAGCCCcatgcctttccttttcttctctccatcttcctcttcctcacatGGCTCTCTCTCAGACTCCAGCACGCTTCCCATTTCTCCCCTCCTTCTTACGACCTCAAGTCCAGCCAAGGTGATGACAATGCTGCCAATTTGGTCAGATTCAGTTCTGGGTTTCCTTCCCCGCTTGCAAAAGACAAGCGCGGTTGGTTGCTCGACCCCGTCTCTCTTGCCCTTCATTCTGGGATTTTGG GTGGAGCTGTGAGTTGTGCTTCAGTTCATGTTGGAGAAATTCGACCCGGTAGTGTCAGGGGAAACCACAGGCACTATACCTGCAATGAGACCTTTGTCATTTGGGGTGCTAAAACAAAATTCAGG TTGGAGAACAGAGCTGTCAATAAAGGTTATGCTGAAGTGATACTTGGTGCAGATGAAGTTGCTGTTGCCGCTAGCCCAAGTGGAACTGCCCATGCTTTAGTAAACATCGATCCAATACGGAGTACATTCTTTTTAGGGTGCCAAGACAGCGTTGTAAATTATAGCAACTCATCCACTGATTTTAATGTTTGGAAAGATTTTTAG